A window of the Ipomoea triloba cultivar NCNSP0323 chromosome 14, ASM357664v1 genome harbors these coding sequences:
- the LOC116003892 gene encoding GTP-binding nuclear protein Ran1A-like, translating to MVANEEEIKRSQHFATVPKGNDSGIATIGVEVHPLDFHTNCGKIRFYCWDTAGQEKFGGLRDGYYILGQCAIIMFDVTARLTYKNVPTWHRDLCRVCENIPIVLCGNKVDVKNRQVKAKQVTFHRKKNLQYYEISAKSNYNFEKPFLYLARKLAGDVNLHFVESPALAPPVVQIDIAAQQKHELELQEAANQPLPDDDDDAFD from the exons ATGGTAGCAAATGAAGAAGAGATAAAACGCTCACAACATTTCGCTACCGTTCCTAAAGGAAATGATAGCGGAAtag CTACAATTGGTGTTGAGGTTCATCCGTTGGACTTCCATACAAACTGTGGAAAGATCCGGTTTTACTGCTGGGATACAGCTGGACAAGAGAAGTTTGGAGGACTCCGTGATGGTTATTA CATTCTTGGGCAATGTGCAATTATTATGTTTGATGTTACTGCTCGGTTGACTTATAAGAATGTTCCTACATGGCACCGGGATCTCTGCAG AGTTTGTGAGAATATTCCTATTGTTCTATGTGGAAACAAAGTTGATGTCAAGAACAGGCAGGTGAAGGCAAAGCAAGTTACATTCCACAGGAAGAAGAATTTGCAGTACTATGAGATCTCTGCTAAGAGCAACTATAATTTTGAAAAGCCTTTCTTGTACCTTGCCAGAAAGCTTGCTGG GGATGTCAACCTTCATTTTGTGGAATCCCCTGCTCTGGCTCCTCCAGTAGTACAAATTGACATTGCTGCACAACAAAA GCACGAGCTTGAGCTACAAGAAGCCGCCAATCAGCCACTTCCAGACGACGATGATGATGCCTTTGATTAG